A section of the Luteolibacter flavescens genome encodes:
- a CDS encoding WYL domain-containing protein, producing MSLLTNEENWAARERLRRVEFLLWWRGWVGRQDLMEFFGISPAQASGDLQRYAGLNPGAMIYQTSRKRYESTEGMTCILHEPSFEEAVRMFLGNGQFSGSMPQREVSDSRLSTIQLPLRRMDIGIARRVFIALLERRCLQVRYHSLSSGSNRVRELSPTGLAWDGTRWHVRAWCGTRKDWRDFVLGRMSKATWPVKSIEDLPEDQDWDTFESVTLRINPAINDAGREAIRMDYDLAGETLVVRVRRSMKGYLLASLFIDHRSHRDLPKHFVLEST from the coding sequence ATGTCGCTTTTAACCAACGAGGAGAATTGGGCCGCGCGAGAGCGGCTGCGTCGCGTGGAGTTTCTGCTCTGGTGGCGTGGGTGGGTGGGCAGGCAAGATTTGATGGAATTCTTCGGAATTTCACCGGCTCAAGCGTCGGGGGATTTGCAACGTTATGCCGGGCTGAACCCCGGAGCGATGATCTACCAGACAAGCCGGAAGCGTTATGAATCGACTGAAGGAATGACTTGTATCCTCCATGAGCCTTCATTCGAAGAAGCTGTGAGGATGTTCCTCGGGAATGGGCAGTTCAGCGGCAGCATGCCCCAGAGAGAGGTGTCAGATTCGCGACTATCGACTATCCAGCTTCCATTGAGGCGAATGGACATAGGAATTGCTCGTCGCGTTTTCATCGCTCTGCTGGAACGGCGTTGTCTCCAGGTGCGATACCATTCGCTGAGTTCGGGCAGCAATCGAGTGCGGGAATTGTCTCCAACAGGGCTCGCTTGGGATGGCACCCGATGGCATGTGAGGGCTTGGTGCGGAACAAGAAAGGATTGGCGCGATTTTGTTCTAGGTCGGATGTCCAAAGCCACCTGGCCTGTAAAAAGCATCGAAGATTTGCCGGAGGATCAAGACTGGGACACTTTCGAGTCGGTGACGCTTCGGATCAATCCAGCGATAAATGACGCAGGGCGCGAAGCGATCCGCATGGATTATGACCTAGCTGGGGAAACCTTGGTGGTTCGGGTTCGACGCTCCATGAAAGGTTACCTTCTGGCGTCCTTGTTCATCGACCACAGGAGTCATCGCGATTTGCCAAAGCACTTTGTCTTGGAGTCAACCTAG
- a CDS encoding polysaccharide biosynthesis/export family protein, with amino-acid sequence MKSTPRTPRPATAWQRLSLGMTKLLTATMAVVLAVTFTGCEGQQPYAPIPAEAYAPRPTGNLAAGDVLNISFPGAPEMNTTQKIQANGKVSLPTVGSVTAQGKSVSGLQSQLTGMYQSHLQNPAVLVAVETAASGVYVTGEVMKPGKVSLDRPMTVLEAIGECGGFTKFANPKQVVVVRNQGGKHQSYTLNLSNTFSGADHSAFYLRPYDTVLVKQSRW; translated from the coding sequence ATGAAAAGCACCCCCCGGACCCCACGGCCCGCCACCGCGTGGCAGCGCCTCTCCCTCGGCATGACCAAGCTCCTGACCGCCACCATGGCCGTCGTGCTCGCCGTCACCTTCACCGGCTGTGAAGGCCAGCAGCCCTACGCCCCCATCCCCGCGGAAGCCTATGCCCCCCGCCCGACCGGCAATCTGGCCGCAGGCGACGTGCTGAACATCAGCTTCCCCGGCGCGCCGGAGATGAATACCACCCAGAAGATCCAGGCGAATGGCAAGGTCAGCCTGCCCACCGTCGGCTCCGTGACCGCCCAGGGCAAGAGCGTCTCCGGCCTGCAATCGCAGCTCACCGGCATGTACCAGAGCCACCTGCAAAACCCGGCCGTGCTCGTGGCCGTGGAGACCGCGGCTTCCGGCGTCTACGTCACCGGCGAGGTTATGAAGCCCGGCAAGGTCTCGCTCGACCGCCCGATGACCGTGCTGGAAGCCATCGGCGAATGCGGCGGCTTCACGAAATTCGCCAATCCCAAGCAGGTCGTCGTCGTGCGGAACCAAGGCGGCAAGCACCAGAGCTACACGCTGAACCTGAGCAATACCTTCAGCGGCGCGGATCACTCCGCCTTCTACCTCCGCCCCTACGACACCGTGCTGGTAAAGCAGAGCCGCTGGTGA
- a CDS encoding cupin domain-containing protein: MSTMHTDPWAGLNPDARARLETRDYSLADLGQRLATTGLNASEAIAGRDSLADAWIPGVELFQRRVYQQKGRGYFGELTRLNEGPLDRIGLVPRQWASAMMHRDSAKGFHIHPPHIPEGTVPSEWFRKLYIEEPENYALRPYDREQWDVMFFLTGICEMLLVDERQGMPRRVMRFTIPGDSRPGPDNAAVIIPSGVAHALRNIGNEDLILVYGTSTVFHPAWEGRIASDVEKAPLPPDWDRYIAGGNSSPT, encoded by the coding sequence ATGTCCACGATGCACACCGATCCCTGGGCCGGGCTGAATCCCGATGCGCGCGCGCGCTTGGAAACGCGGGACTACTCGCTCGCCGATCTCGGCCAGCGCCTCGCCACCACCGGGCTGAATGCCTCCGAGGCCATCGCGGGCCGCGACTCGCTGGCCGACGCGTGGATTCCCGGCGTGGAGCTATTCCAACGCCGCGTCTATCAGCAAAAGGGCCGCGGCTACTTCGGCGAGCTCACGCGGCTGAATGAAGGTCCGCTCGACCGCATCGGCCTCGTGCCGCGACAGTGGGCATCCGCCATGATGCATCGCGACAGCGCGAAAGGCTTCCACATCCATCCGCCGCACATTCCCGAGGGCACCGTGCCCTCGGAGTGGTTCCGAAAGCTCTACATCGAGGAACCGGAGAACTACGCGCTGCGCCCCTACGACCGCGAGCAGTGGGACGTGATGTTCTTCCTCACCGGCATCTGCGAGATGCTGCTGGTGGACGAGCGCCAGGGCATGCCGCGCCGCGTAATGCGCTTCACCATCCCCGGCGACAGCCGACCCGGCCCGGACAATGCCGCGGTCATCATCCCTTCCGGCGTCGCACACGCGCTGCGGAATATCGGAAACGAGGACCTCATCCTGGTCTATGGCACCAGCACCGTCTTCCATCCCGCTTGGGAAGGCCGCATCGCCAGCGACGTGGAGAAGGCCCCGCTGCCTCCCGATTGGGACCGCTACATCGCCGGTGGGAATTCCTCACCCACCTGA
- the rfbA gene encoding glucose-1-phosphate thymidylyltransferase RfbA codes for MLSPEEKNRAVQSPEDLSLRKGIILAGGTGSRLFPMTHSVSKQLIPVYDKPMIYYPLTVLMLAGVKEILLISTPRDLPAFEHLLGDGSQWGLEISYAEQPKPEGLAQAFLIGEEFLAGEPACLVLGDNLFYGHDLAKSLMAASRRKDGATIFGYHTQQPEQYGVVEFDPEGNVVSLEEKPARPKSNYAVPGIYFYDSRVVEIAKALKPSARGELEITDLNRMYLEEGALRVELLGRGTTWLDTGTPDSLADATQFVQVIQQRQGLKIACPEEVAFLQGRIDREKLNESVQKYSKTPYGEYLAQL; via the coding sequence ATGCTGTCCCCTGAAGAAAAGAATCGAGCCGTTCAATCCCCCGAAGACCTGTCGCTGCGGAAAGGCATCATCCTCGCCGGTGGCACCGGCAGCCGCCTCTTTCCCATGACCCACTCGGTGAGCAAGCAGCTCATCCCGGTCTATGACAAGCCGATGATCTACTACCCGCTCACCGTGCTGATGCTGGCGGGTGTGAAGGAGATCCTGCTGATCTCCACGCCACGAGACCTGCCCGCCTTCGAGCATCTGCTCGGCGACGGTTCGCAGTGGGGACTGGAGATTTCCTATGCCGAGCAACCGAAGCCGGAGGGTCTCGCGCAGGCATTTCTCATCGGGGAGGAATTCCTCGCCGGAGAGCCCGCCTGCCTCGTGCTGGGAGACAATCTTTTCTACGGCCACGATCTCGCGAAGTCCCTGATGGCCGCGTCCCGCCGGAAGGATGGCGCGACCATCTTCGGCTACCACACCCAACAGCCCGAGCAGTACGGCGTGGTGGAATTCGACCCCGAGGGCAATGTTGTTTCCCTCGAGGAAAAGCCCGCCCGGCCGAAGTCGAATTACGCGGTGCCTGGCATCTATTTCTACGACTCACGGGTCGTCGAGATCGCCAAGGCACTGAAGCCGTCCGCGCGTGGCGAACTGGAGATCACCGACCTGAACCGCATGTATCTGGAAGAGGGCGCGCTTCGGGTAGAGTTGCTCGGACGCGGCACCACGTGGCTGGACACCGGCACGCCGGACTCGCTTGCCGACGCCACGCAATTCGTGCAAGTGATCCAGCAGCGGCAGGGCCTGAAGATCGCATGCCCGGAAGAAGTTGCCTTTCTACAGGGCCGCATCGACCGGGAGAAACTGAACGAGTCCGTGCAGAAGTATTCCAAGACTCCCTACGGCGAATATCTCGCCCAGCTCTGA
- the rfbB gene encoding dTDP-glucose 4,6-dehydratase, producing the protein MNILVTGGAGFIGSNLVHYLLRDAAEELRVSIDKVVTLDKLTYAGNRSSLEDLESDPRHVFAQGDICDDKFVGSLLREHDIDAVMHLAAESHVDRSIDGPEAFIMTNVVGTFRLLDAFRKYLTETGRTKLPNYGKSIADGGESAFLHVSTDEVFGSLGPEDPMFCETTPYSPNSPYSASKAGSDHLARAYHHTYGMPVITTNCSNNYGPFQFPEKLLPLMIQKTLRGEALPVYGDGSNIRDWLYVEDHCRGLAMALVRGAIGETYVIGGKNEIRNIDVVRQLIATVHELAPESATKSADELITYVKDRPGHDQRYAIDPARIENELGWSPRENFESGLRKTVQWYLDHQDWIRGIEDGSYRGERLGTLA; encoded by the coding sequence ATGAACATCCTCGTCACCGGCGGCGCCGGCTTCATCGGATCGAATCTCGTCCACTACCTGCTGCGGGACGCGGCGGAGGAGTTGCGCGTGTCGATCGACAAGGTCGTCACGCTGGACAAGCTCACCTACGCGGGCAATCGCTCCAGCCTGGAAGACCTGGAGTCCGATCCGCGGCACGTCTTCGCACAGGGCGACATCTGCGATGACAAGTTCGTCGGCAGCCTGCTCCGCGAGCACGACATCGACGCGGTAATGCATCTCGCCGCCGAGTCCCATGTGGACCGCTCGATCGATGGACCCGAGGCCTTCATCATGACCAATGTGGTCGGCACTTTCCGCCTGCTGGATGCCTTCCGCAAATACCTCACCGAGACCGGCCGCACGAAGCTGCCGAACTACGGCAAGTCGATCGCCGATGGCGGTGAGTCGGCCTTTCTCCACGTCTCGACCGACGAAGTCTTCGGCTCGCTGGGACCGGAGGACCCGATGTTCTGCGAGACCACGCCGTATTCGCCGAACAGCCCCTACAGCGCCTCGAAGGCGGGCAGCGATCACCTCGCCCGCGCGTATCACCACACCTACGGGATGCCGGTGATCACCACGAATTGCTCGAACAACTACGGCCCCTTCCAGTTCCCGGAGAAGCTGCTGCCGCTGATGATCCAGAAGACCCTGCGCGGCGAAGCGCTGCCCGTGTATGGCGACGGCTCGAATATCCGCGACTGGCTCTACGTCGAGGACCACTGCCGTGGCCTGGCCATGGCACTCGTCCGCGGAGCCATCGGCGAGACCTACGTCATCGGCGGGAAGAATGAGATCCGGAATATCGACGTGGTCCGCCAGCTCATCGCCACCGTGCACGAACTCGCCCCGGAAAGTGCGACCAAGTCCGCCGACGAACTCATCACCTACGTGAAGGACCGCCCGGGCCACGACCAGCGCTACGCCATCGATCCAGCGCGGATCGAGAACGAACTCGGGTGGTCGCCACGCGAGAACTTCGAGTCCGGCCTGCGCAAGACCGTCCAGTGGTATCTGGACCACCAGGATTGGATCCGCGGTATCGAGGACGGAAGCTACCGCGGCGAACGCCTCGGAACGCTGGCCTGA
- the rfbD gene encoding dTDP-4-dehydrorhamnose reductase — translation MNPPPRIVIVGAAGRLGQALVQRLSPHATVIGLARPAIDLSDPLSIVAALEPLDFDHLILPAAMTAVDPCEADQDKAYAINATAPGIIAKICVTKRARMTHVSTDFVFDGGKIGPYTEADATLPVSVYGESKLMGEHLVMAASPLHLVVRVSWLYGPGKPAFPEWIVDKAFSESTLSLPADKIGSPTSATDAADLLVPLLESSASGIYHLCNAGSCTWQQWGQACLDIAREAGLPLKCTTISGNSLADIPAFLAKRPPNSAMSTEKYTTLTGITPRPWLEALREHFATSSYMEKYLAAACD, via the coding sequence ATGAATCCCCCCCCCCGGATTGTCATCGTCGGTGCCGCAGGCCGCCTCGGCCAGGCACTGGTCCAGCGCCTGTCGCCCCACGCGACAGTGATCGGCCTCGCGCGTCCTGCCATCGACCTTTCGGACCCGCTGTCGATCGTCGCGGCGCTGGAACCATTGGACTTCGACCATCTGATCCTGCCTGCGGCGATGACAGCCGTGGACCCGTGCGAAGCGGATCAGGACAAGGCCTACGCGATCAATGCGACCGCCCCCGGCATCATCGCGAAGATTTGCGTCACGAAGCGGGCGCGGATGACCCATGTGAGTACGGACTTCGTCTTCGATGGCGGGAAGATCGGACCCTACACGGAAGCGGACGCCACCCTGCCCGTGAGCGTTTACGGCGAGTCAAAGCTGATGGGCGAGCACCTTGTCATGGCCGCGAGCCCGCTCCATCTGGTCGTCCGAGTGTCGTGGCTCTACGGCCCCGGAAAGCCAGCCTTCCCCGAGTGGATCGTGGACAAGGCTTTCTCGGAGAGCACGCTCTCCCTCCCCGCGGACAAGATCGGCAGCCCCACCTCCGCCACCGATGCCGCGGATCTGCTGGTGCCGTTGTTAGAGAGCTCCGCATCCGGAATCTACCACCTCTGCAATGCAGGCTCCTGCACCTGGCAGCAGTGGGGGCAGGCGTGCCTGGACATCGCCCGCGAGGCCGGCCTGCCGCTCAAGTGCACCACCATCTCCGGCAATTCGCTGGCTGACATCCCCGCCTTCCTCGCCAAGCGTCCGCCGAACAGCGCGATGAGCACGGAGAAATACACGACCCTCACCGGCATCACTCCCCGGCCATGGCTGGAGGCCCTCCGCGAGCACTTCGCGACCTCCTCCTACATGGAAAAATACCTGGCCGCTGCCTGCGATTGA